The following nucleotide sequence is from Cicer arietinum cultivar CDC Frontier isolate Library 1 chromosome 2, Cicar.CDCFrontier_v2.0, whole genome shotgun sequence.
CGCAAGCTCCGGGGATCCGGTGTAAGACCACCAAAGTGAGTGGTAGAAACAAAAGCATATCCTTTTGTAGGTCTAATGGGCGAGTCTCTCCTATCaaatttatatgtatatttcaAAGACGACAGTAACCCATGGCCAAGCTGCCTCCTTATAGACTCAGATGACATTTGTGATGGATCTGTTAAGGTACGCCAACCAAGAGTGTATACCAAGTCATGGTGCTTTGTCGATATCAAGCCAAGAGATGTGCCTAACAACTGCTCTTTGTAAGAAGAAAACTCCTGCCAGTCTTGAGAAAGCATGAACATTCGTGCCACAATAGGAGTTAAAAATCCTTTCAGGTGAGGCGCATACACCCCAAAGCTCATCTCAGTCGCTTGGTTCCCACCATAGGCCAAAGAAGCATCCCATAGATCACCATAAccaaaaatattcttatatttaaCAGTTCCTTCAGCAGTCCATGTACTAGTCTACAGAAAGCATCGCATAGTTTccacacaaacaaacaaacaaaaatacattAGATTCTTTTGTTCTTGTTCATTCATACCTCATACCTAACTACAAAACTTCATACACTTGCATATACGCTATTTTGTTCATTCATACTTCAAAAGTAAACATCAGCATCCATTTCTAAACAATGCAATACTTCAAATCATACAAAcatatctcaatttttttaatccaaaGTTAACATTTCTCAGTTTGAATCAATACATTATAAAAAAACAGAGAGAGCGAATAAGAAAGTACCGAGGGTTTCATATAAACACCGCCTTCACCAGAAAGCTTTCCATCACTCTCAACAACATCAACAATAACATTAGCAGTATTCGGCAATTCCGCTGGTCCAGCTTCAAGCTTAACCTTACACGAATCAAAGATTTCAAGCCCTTGAAGCCTCGCAATAGCGATTTGCGAAGCTTGCATGAGTTCCTGCACTGTAGTCGCATTCTCGATCCCTTCGAGTTCGGCTTCAATAATCCAATCTTTAGTCTTCGTGTTTCCGTTAATCAAAATATCGTGGACTCGAATTGGAACTAGTTCCGATGATAATCGACGGGAAAAGGCTTCAACCTTGAAACGCTGTTCGCGCAATTTGGATTCTGTGGATTGGGG
It contains:
- the LOC101512907 gene encoding uncharacterized protein; this encodes MEITEQPSLSKPNNTHTPHSTNADSQHQNPEEENDDIDDEEEEEEEYDDNDEDEEQNQNIPQSTESKLREQRFKVEAFSRRLSSELVPIRVHDILINGNTKTKDWIIEAELEGIENATTVQELMQASQIAIARLQGLEIFDSCKVKLEAGPAELPNTANVIVDVVESDGKLSGEGGVYMKPSTSTWTAEGTVKYKNIFGYGDLWDASLAYGGNQATEMSFGVYAPHLKGFLTPIVARMFMLSQDWQEFSSYKEQLLGTSLGLISTKHHDLVYTLGWRTLTDPSQMSSESIRRQLGHGLLSSLKYTYKFDRRDSPIRPTKGYAFVSTTHFGGLTPDPRSLRFLRQELDVRFAIPFGFYNTALNLGISAGAVFPWGQGFRSKPSPLPERFYLGGDFSPVCTLGGPRTLWGFKTRGVGPTEPRRQRRDEADDDDGGSSTRDFIGGDLAVTAFADLSFDLPIRWLREQGIHAHIFAGSGNTAKLTQDEYKHFTPRKFLDSFRLSVGCGIVIPTSLFRLEGNYLHVLRKDEHDRGKAGFRFSFSAPS